TAGAACTCGGTCAGATGCGCCGGTCGCGGCTTTAAGCGGACCAGTTCGCCATGACACGCGAAGCAAGCAAAAAACAACGAAGCAAAGTAGACGCCGATCGCGGGGATCAAGCCCAATGATCCGCTCATCCAGTCGACCAGCGCAACGCCGGCGAGCGACGCCAGCGCAAACCAGGCGACCGTTTCGCGGCGATACCAACCTTCGTTATCGAAGGCCAAGATGAACGTCAGCAGGTACAGACTGAGCGGAGCGACCCACAACAGCGGAACGACCGCCATGTCTTGGCAAACATGATTGGTGACCGCCAGCAAACCGAAACTGGCCCAAGCCGGCAACAGCAGCCATTTGGTGCGCGTGCGCCACGAAATCGCAGGCGCAGCGCCATTCGTTTTGACTGCAGTCTCTGTCAGTTCTGGCGGCGTCTCGGGCGCCGCGCGAAGTTGCCAAACGACGATCGTCAGCAGCGCGGCGAACAGGCCAAACCCGATCGACCATTGCGAGGCTTGCGTCGAGACGGCGAAGTTCGGCTCGATCACAAACGGGTAGCTGAGCAGCGCCAACAGCGAGCCGACGTTGGAAAGTGCGTAAAGTCGATAGGGAGAAGCGCCCGGGAAGCGGCGGCCAAACCAGGCCTGGAGCAAAGGTCCGTTCGCGGCAAGCAGAAAATAGGGGAACCCAATTGTCGCTGCTAACAGCGCCAGAATCCGCAGCGCCGGAGCATCTTCCGGCGACGGCTTCCAACTAACGTCGGCCAACACGGGCGCAAGCGCCGCAGCGGCGATGACCAACAACCAATGAACCGCGCCTTGCCAGCGGAGCGGCAAGTAGCGCGAGAGGAGGTGTGCATAGAGATAGCCGAGAAACAGCACGACCTGGAAAAAGAGCATCGCGGTCGTCCAGACCGCTGGACTGCCGCCAAACCAGGGGAGGATCGCTTTGCTAACGATCGGCTGAATCTGAAACAACAACAGCGCACTGGCGAAAACAGCCGCAGCAAAACAGCATCTCAGGAGTGCAGGCAGGCGTTGCATGTATCGACATTTACTTATGTGTGGCGAAATGGCATCGTGCAAAGATAGCTCACAGGTCGAAATGGAACGCCACAAAGAGTTGAAATGCGCTTTCGAGAGGGGAGCAATTCAACTCTAGCTCCACAGGTGGGGGTCGAATTATGCGAATTGTTCATAGTTTTTCGCCAAGAAAAGGTGTGAATTTAACAGTGTTGACACTGGAATTGTGCTTTTCATGCCGGAAAGGCCGACATTAGAATCGGGTTTGTTGTCCTCATCCCACCGTCACTTGGGTGTTAGTGCTTGATTGACGGAAAATCCTCTTCTGTTGCTTGGAGACAATTAATTCGTGTACGCCACTGTTTCTCTTGAAGCGGAGGCGATGGCCGTCTTACGAGACTTCGCCAGCGCTTACGCTAATCGAGATCTGGAGAAACTGCTGGCGGTGTTTCTGCCTGAACCGGACGTCGTACTTCTCGGAACGGGCCAAGACGAAAAACGACTTGGTCTAGCGGGAGTATGCGAACAGGCGGAACGTGACTGGCAGCAAGCCGATACGTTGCATTTTCGCTTTGGATGGCGAAGCGTTTCGTGTTACGGCGACGTTTGCTGGGTCGCGTCCGATTGTTTTGCCCTGGTTCAAGCGGGTTACCGCCAAGCGGAGATTCCACTCCGGATTACTGCAGTCCTGGTTCGCACCGTAGAAGACTCGCTGCGAATCGCCCAGCTCCACTACTCCTCGCCGGTCCTGCCGGATGAAGAGTCCGATACCTGTCTTGAGTAGATTTTTAGCACTTATTTGATTACAAGCGATATTCCTTGACAGGCAAAAAGCCCCTCTGTTTACCAGAGGGGCTTTTTTCATGCGCGGACTTAGAAGGTATAATAAGCCGTTCTCTCTCCGTAGCCGCAATCCAAGTAAGTCTGGGATGATCCGAACCTTTCTCAAATCGAAGATTCACCGCGCCACGTGCACCGAGGCTTGCCTCGATTACGAAGGAAGCGTGACGATTGACAGCCTGCTGATGGATGCGGCTGACCTGCTCGACCATGAACAGGTCGATATCTACAACATCACCACCGGTTCGCGGTTGACCACCTACGCGATTCTGGGCGAACCCGGCAGCGGCGTGATCTGCATCAACGGCGCGGCCGCACATCTGGTAAATCCCCAAGATCTGGTCATCATCGCCAGCTACGCTCAATACAGCGAGCAAGAACTGGCAGATTACGCGCCGATCGTGGTCCAGGTCGACCAACGCAATCAGATCATGACGCCGGTCGAAAAAACTTAGTGGCTGCGCGAATGCCGCAACTACTGAGGAACTTTTATCTTGCGCCTAATTTTTTTACCTTCCCCCCTCTCCGTGGTGAACTGATTCCGCCGATTAGAGGATTTTACTCTAGGCAGGGATAGGGCTACGCCGATGTTTGTTATCTAGAACGCTGTTATCCGCGACAAATCGCTGAACTTCGGGGCAGCCTCCTTTTTGGAGGGAGAATTCAGCAGGGCAGCACGGATAGCAGCGTTCTTTATTTCTTGAGCTACCGGCACGGCCTCGTCGCGAAGGCAAATCCCTCGCAAGCGGCGCATGCGGCAAATTAAGAAATCTACCGCGTCTTATCTTCGCTAACCCGCAATCTGGCCGAAGTTAACCGACACACGCTCTTTGGTCGCAGCACCATTGGCGATAGAGACTCCCTCCCCTGATTTCGCTTGCCAAGCCTACGAGGAACCTGCCGTGTTGAGCAGTAACGCCGTCCACTGGTACGAAGGAATGTTCCTTTCGCCGCATCATTTTCAGGCGTTCGAACAGCATCAATCCCAACAGAACCGACGTGGCGACCTTTGGATTGAGCGACATCATTGGGGCTTGCGCTCCATCGATCTTGATATCGACGCGCTGACCAACTCGCGTCTGGTTGTTCGTTCGTTGGAAGTTCGCCTACGAGACGGAGCGACGATCTCCGTTCCTAGCGATGGACAGTTGCCGATCCTCGATCTGCGCCACGCGATGGCCGATCGTCAGAACCTGACAATCTATCTGGCGGCACCGCAACTAGTCTCTGGCCAGTCAAACGTCGCCGACACCAACGCCGCAACGGCTCGCTATCTGGTCGAGAATCTCGACGTGGAAGATCAGAACAGCGGCTCGAATCAACAAACCATTCAGATCCGCCGGCTCAATTTGCGACTGCTGCACGACGGCGACAATCACGCCGGGTACGAGACTCTGCCGATTGCGCGGATTCGCCGCTCGGATCGGGGCGAAGCGGTCCCGCAGCTCGACGAAACTTACATTCCGCCGCTGTTGGCGTGCGACGCTTGGCGTCCATTGCAGGCGAACATCTTGCAGCGCATCTACGATCGCCTGGGCCGCAAGCTCGACTTGCTCGCTTCGCAAATCGTTTCGCGCAAGATTTCGTTTGATAGTCGCGGACAAGGGGATCAACAGTTGCTGGAGCAGTTG
The nucleotide sequence above comes from Blastopirellula sp. J2-11. Encoded proteins:
- the panD gene encoding aspartate 1-decarboxylase, with translation MIRTFLKSKIHRATCTEACLDYEGSVTIDSLLMDAADLLDHEQVDIYNITTGSRLTTYAILGEPGSGVICINGAAAHLVNPQDLVIIASYAQYSEQELADYAPIVVQVDQRNQIMTPVEKT
- a CDS encoding nuclear transport factor 2 family protein, which codes for MYATVSLEAEAMAVLRDFASAYANRDLEKLLAVFLPEPDVVLLGTGQDEKRLGLAGVCEQAERDWQQADTLHFRFGWRSVSCYGDVCWVASDCFALVQAGYRQAEIPLRITAVLVRTVEDSLRIAQLHYSSPVLPDEESDTCLE
- the tssK gene encoding type VI secretion system baseplate subunit TssK, whose translation is MLSSNAVHWYEGMFLSPHHFQAFEQHQSQQNRRGDLWIERHHWGLRSIDLDIDALTNSRLVVRSLEVRLRDGATISVPSDGQLPILDLRHAMADRQNLTIYLAAPQLVSGQSNVADTNAATARYLVENLDVEDQNSGSNQQTIQIRRLNLRLLHDGDNHAGYETLPIARIRRSDRGEAVPQLDETYIPPLLACDAWRPLQANILQRIYDRLGRKLDLLASQIVSRKISFDSRGQGDQQLLEQLRAINESYPAIQMIAFTPGTHPSTAFYELARTIGKLAVFGSMRRPPEMPAYDHDDLAGCFWRQKQYIDALLDAVVEPDYRERHFEGAGLRMQVDLEPSWLEGSNKLFVGVESSLPSQQIDRLLTRGLDMKIGSSDKVVELYRLGQAGLRFNYASHPPRALPALPGVSYFEIDRDSQPTQWDQVKHSLTLAIRLNENLIVSDIEGQRRLTIRVDGQSTTLQFTLYVVPNEPGIG